The following DNA comes from Pleuronectes platessa chromosome 9, fPlePla1.1, whole genome shotgun sequence.
CTCTAACTGTGCTGAAACAGGTTGAAAAAATATAGCAAAGCGTATAGATAATTTGTctatattaaataattaaatttgtCTGTGTGGTTTTATAGTAGCAAGAGAACATTGCTGTTGAATCAATGTTGCTCATTTATATCTTATACATTATTGTTTTGGTGAGTCATGTCATTCAGTCAATGGGATTTCATTTGTTAGAAACTGAAAGTTTGACTACGTCAAATGTGTTAACTTTAGCAGATTGATAAATGAATAATCTTGTGCTTGgtgatatttaacatttattacccgagataaattaatttgttctgtttatctaattgtttacattttactgcaTAATCACAAATTGATGCCATTATCTCTATATTTTATACATTACATATGAACCACCGTGCGGGGCTACGCTAATTATTTTAAAATTCCAGTATGTTTTCGTTAGCAAACTTCACATAATTCCAATTGCAGTGGCGTGTTTTTCCTCCTGACATGAGAGAACGCAAGATTTCAAAAACAAGTGCAAACATTATTCTGTCAtcttctttctatctttccatttctttctttctttatctttcctttctcttttcttttggaAGGATTGGATTTCTGAGGTATTACAGAGGAAAATTGAGTTTGACTTTTATCCAGAGCAGGATCAGCAGTTCCAAGCTTTTTACTAAATCATGTTTGAAAGGTTTTAATGCTCCGAGCTTGAATGAGACCTAAAGAGCTCCGGAGTCTCACCGAGAGGTAACTCTGTTAGCCGACCCTGGGGAGAGCAGGGGGGCGTTTGCATGTAGACTATACATACTGTGGTGAGGGACAAGCTgggacacacacatccacacacacacacacacacacacacacacacacacacgcaaacagacacacagattcacTGGCGCGGGCTTCCTGGCAGTGATTTGTAGGCTTCACCTTgctctttttatttctgtgggTTGGTTGTGTGATTTAAAACCTCTCCTGAGTCAGTGCTTTATTGGTCCTCCTCAGGGTGTGTTTACTGTGAGCAACCCTCCTCCTAccccttcctctttctcttcttcctcctcctcctctttagcTCTCAGTACTTCATctgcaaacacataaacatgcaaacacaaacacacacgcacacacacacactcacacacaccaacacagtgCATTGATCCTCTCCATCCATCAACCTGCGGACAGGTCTATCGTTAACAGAAATGCATTCCGGTGCTGATGTTTCCCAGCACAACAGCTGGAGATTCTATTAACACAGACACTTTGCCATCATTCttggctgcagctgaagaaataCCTGTCTAGCGTGTGAAATTTTAATCTGGCTCGATCTCATCGTCTCCATCAGCTTGTGTATTGGATGTAAGTGTGGGAGAAGGATTCCAGTCTGCCCCGCATCATATTTTCTAACggcacctctcctctcctccatgttttccTGCAGGCGCTTCGGAACAAAATGTGCATCATGCCAACAGGGGATCCCTCCGACGCAGGTTGTGCGGAAGGCGCAGGACTTTGTGTATCACCTGCACTGCTTCGCCTGCATCATGTGCAGCCGGCAGCTGGCCACCGGGGACGAGTTCTACCTCATGGAGGACGGGAGGCTGGTGTGCAAGGTGGATTATGAAACAGCAAAGCAGAACGGTAAGCGCTGCAAGGATCCAGAATGTCAAATGAAACATGTTAATAATCGGCCAATTGACAAGATTTGTTAAGGTATTCATGGCTCACTCTGGGGCCTGTGCTTTAACAACACAGTCACAGAGAAGTGGCTTGACGTTGAAACTTGCCTTAACAACACCAGGCAGCTGTAGTATCACAGTAGACGACATGAGCGATAAAGCCAAAGCTTATACACTTCAGTACCAGTGGATCCATGTTGTTTAtcatctgtgtatgtgtgtgtgtgtgtgtgtgtatatgtgtgtatttgtgtgtgttgtctccctccctctcttttgaGATATCCTCACATGTCTGATTGATTATGTAAAGTTAAGCAAGGCTCTCCTACGCTGCGGCCTCAATAACTCCGTTCCTCTGGCACTGAGTAGATTTATGTCCTCTGCTGTGGGGGGGTGACAGATGCACAAGGACAATAATACACCTCCACACGTGACCATTCACTtcatctaacacacacacacagtccacgCAAAGGCCGAGGGCCACTGCCAGCTAGGGCCGTGAGACGAATGCGAGGAGAAGTCACTCACACTTGTGATGGTGTTATTTTAGACGACTCAGAGGCGGGGACCAAGCGACCGAGGACCACCATCACCGCCAAGCAGCTGGAGACCCTCAAAAGTGCCTACAAAAACTCGCCGAAGCCAGCACGCCACGTCAGAGAGCAGCTGTCCTCAGAGACGGGACTAGACATGAGAGTCGTGCAGGTAGAGAGTTTGGTTCATCAGACAAGTGCACACATCTTCACTCCTGAAAAATACCTGAGTAATCTGTATCTtagtaaaaaaattaagttaCTCACAGCAGGAGAGCTGTATGACATTTTAGGTTTAAATGATACGAGGACAAGTTTGGGCcacttctctctgtttgtgtttaaaatgaGAAATCTGCATCTCCACCTATAAATCTAAATTTATTGAGTGatttatcaaagaaaaatgtaatttcttatCTGGCTGTTTAAATATAAGTTAGgattatataaaaaacattcaGGCTTCTGATATTGAGGCCTTTAGAtcgtaaaataacaaaaacataaagcgatgaaatttgactttaaaaatGATGCCAGATGCTTGATATTAGGACATTTGTTGAGAATCAGTTAATTTAGACCAAGATGTGAAGTATTGTGAAAGAAGATTCAGATAATTAATATTATGTGGACTACTATCTGCTTTTCATTATAATGAGTTAATAACAGCTATTATTATCTCTGCCAGGTTTGGTTCCAGAACCGACGAGCAAAGGAGAAGCGCCTGAAGAAAGACGCAGGTCGACATCGCTGGAGTCAGTTTTATAAAAGTGTCAAACGCAGCCGAGGAGGAGCCAAAGTGGAGAAGGAGAGCTCGGCTGACGACGCAGGCCTCAGTGACAGCGAGCTGAGCTTCAGAGGTACGAACTCCGTGTGGATAGTAACTTCAACCCAGTGCATATCTGTTATTGCCGGAGAGAGAGATTCCTGAAAGGGAATCGTCAGTCATGCTGTTGTTCTAATGGGATTAAAGGAGCCTACAAGCTGCTAAATGACAAGAGTGCAGCGGCGATTGAATATGTCTTTTCGCGGCGTCTCATTTGTCTCCCGGCGTTGCTAAATGCGCTGTGTCGTTCTCAGGCAAATCCAAAATGGCATTCTCATTTCGCATTCCCCTCACGCCTACCGGCGGCACCTCCCTCACACATCCTCCTGCCTCCGTGCGTCCCCATGATGGAGCTGataggaaaagagaggaggccCTTAGTGGGACGCAACCAGCGTTTCAGACATCTCTGTGTTATTTAACGTTTGCGAAGCCAGTTTTGGGCGGTCGTAAAAGTCTTCGAGCCACTTCCAAAGAGGAGGCCATTTTTATGAGAAATGAAAACGTGGTGACAGAAACTCCATAAAGTATGTGAGGCTTTTAGTCAATTAGAGAGAAAGTGCTTTTGGGGCTTTGTTGTTACTGGAGCCAAGCGTGGGATGGAGAGGGGAGAGATTCCAACAACTGTTGTGTGCCGCagtaatgacacacacacacacatacagagcccCATTGTTAGTGAAGAATGTAAAGCACATCCTTTCACACCAGCAAACACTGACATGCTTATCAAGAGCTGCTCCACTTACTGTAGCTCCATGAAACCCACGTAACGGTGCCACTATAAACTCTCTCATAAAAGCACTTAACCGTATTGAAATACAACAAGTATATAATGCCCACATAGTTGACAGCACTGTTGATGTGTCACAGTTTTTTACTCGTGCTAAGTGATGGTGTCTCCTCCGCAGACGACCAGGTCCTGTCCGACCTCGGCCACACCAACGGGCTCTACGGGAGCGTCGGGGACATGACCAGCAGCGCGGTGCTGAACGGGGGCTTCTCGGTGGACCGCGGCGGGCCCAGCCTACCACGACATCCGAGCAGGGAGCCCCTACGGACTCCCCCAGTcgccctcctccatcacctctctGTCCGGCCACACCCCTCTCCTCAACAACCTGGGCTTCAACATGGACAGTCTGGTGGTGCAGGGGGGCGCCGGCGGGGTGGGGCAGGCTCTGAGGGCCATGGCGGGGGGCCCCACCTCAGACCTCTCGACGGGCAGCAGTACGGGCTACCCGGACTTCCCCACCAGCCCGGCCTCGTGGCTGGACGAGATGGACCATTCCCAGTTTTGAGGCTCGAACAGCGGGCAGAAAACGAAAAACAGACTCacgaggcttttttttttttacatttctttctttcaccctCCAAGACTAATGTGATGCAGGGTGAAGNNNNNNNNNNNNNNNNNNNNNNNNNNNNNNNNNNNNNNNNNNNNNNNNNNNNNNNNNNNNNNNNNNNNNNNNNNNNNNNNNNNNNNNNNNNNNNNNNNNNNNNNNNNNNNNNNNNNNNNNNNNNNNNNNNNNNNNNNNNNNNNNNNNNNNNNNNNNNNNNNNNNNNNNNNNNNNNNNNNNNNNNNNNNNNNNNNNNNNNNGGATATTATTGAAGCGAATGAAATGGTTACACACGTGTAAAAGATGGAAACACCGACAAGTATTGGCAGGAAGGAGATTCTCTGTGTTCGCTCTTCTGTTTGGTCAATCGGACTCCGGCTTCTCTCGCTAATCTACTCCAGTGCAGCAGAGCTCTAGCTTTGCCTGCTACCAACCTACTTACTGACCCCAGATGTGTCGTCAGCCTGTTCGGTTCTCCTGCCTGGCCTCCATGTCAGAgggattacccccccccccccccctccccaaccaccacctcccccctccccccattcAAAGCGCTGACACTCCCCTGTCACATCGGTCCTCAGCGTCTGCTCGGCTCATGTGTTCTCTGACACTTCGAGCCACAATCGGCTGCATCTTGAAGTCCCGTGACACACAGGACAACAGGTCAAAGAGTGGATCCTGAATCACACACTTTATTTGAGCCATAAGAGGAAACGTTTCGATCTGACCGGTGGTTATTTTGATCTGAGGGAAggtttgcttaaaaaaaaaacaacctcttcAATCTTCAaccctgtttctgtttctctgttgatGATGATAAATCTAAATCGGTCAGGTCACCTTTTTCCTGAATAATtgccaagtccttttttattctacCAGAGCGTCCGATTTGAGAGCCAGAAAGCAAATCAACAAACAGAAAGCAACACCACCGagacaatttagaaaaactggCCACAatttacattgtaattattgaGTGAGTACATGGTATCAATGAGAGACTTAAACTTACTGTGTAGCTACACTTTTGAGGTAATATGTAAGTACAGGCAAAGAAGATGGAGTCTgagaataaaagataaaaactttGTCTAAAGATTACTTAAATTACTTTACAGTAATtactaaattaatttaatttaagggtGAGGAGTAGAGAAATGTTATTACAAATTAACAAACTAGACAAATTGGAAAACAgtgttaatattttatatatttgaaattgGTTATGGtagcatttatttaaaaataacttttacttGAAATACATTTGGGAAATAACAGAAGTCTTTAATGTATGAACTGCAGTGTACATTATTGTTGCTGCTGGGTATCAAACCAACCAACTTAGTTTTTCAAGACTTAACTGTACGGAATCTGATCATTTAATATATCccatgattttgtttttaaatacgtATAATTCGGTTTTACGTGAGACTCACCCACTGCACATACCAGTAGACACCCAGTAAGTGCTTCATCGGTACCATGTACTCGACTAACATATTAACAGTGTAAATTTCGGGCTGTAATTGATGGTGTTGAATGAAACTCCTGTACAAACCCATTGCCACTGCAGTTTTGTTACGTCTGTGTTGCCTCAGAAGTTTGCATCTTAATTGTTGTAAATTTTGTACAGTTTGAAAAACGTGTTGATCGTCTTGTTTCATGAACGCTATTTATTATTGCCATGTGTCTTTGAAAAAGATGTAAAAGAGAGCActgaatttattcatttatgccTTCTGTGTAATGGTATGAACTGTGTACAGTCAAATCTATATGAGGAAAATAAAGCTGAATTGTCTTTGGGTTACCCGCGGCTGCTTCTCTCTTTAATACACCCGGCCCCCGCAGTGATGAATGTGCGAGTTAAGATCTTCAGCTGAGCTTTGTTTTCGATatatcaaaagaaaaatatctaCTTtaggtgtttttattattttgcctTATCTAAACGCTCTTAGGGCGAGTTAACCCGCAAATTCATTTACCCATTGAGAGCATTTACCACACACTTAGGCCTCGATTCAATTGTGGAGATCCATTTAGTACCACCAACAGACAGTGGTCAGTCAGTTAACAGTGATTGATGCTGCTTTCCTCTCTCgcttggggtgggggggggggggggggg
Coding sequences within:
- the lhx4 gene encoding LOW QUALITY PROTEIN: LIM/homeobox protein Lhx4 (The sequence of the model RefSeq protein was modified relative to this genomic sequence to represent the inferred CDS: inserted 2 bases in 1 codon), with the protein product MMQSAAVLQTESPVKSLPEILGVPLQQIPQCAGCSQHILDKFILKVLDRHWHSKCLKCADCQTPLADKCFSRAGGVYCKEDFFKRFGTKCASCQQGIPPTQVVRKAQDFVYHLHCFACIMCSRQLATGDEFYLMEDGRLVCKVDYETAKQNDDSEAGTKRPRTTITAKQLETLKSAYKNSPKPARHVREQLSSETGLDMRVVQVWFQNRRAKEKRLKKDAGRHRWSQFYKSVKRSRGGAKVEKESSADDAGLSDSELSFRDDQVLSDLGHTNGLYGSVGDMTSSAVLNGGFSVDRGGXPAYHDIRAGSPYGLPQSPSSITSLSGHTPLLNNLGFNMDSLVVQGGAGGVGQALRAMAGGPTSDLSTGSSTGYPDFPTSPASWLDEMDHSQF